Proteins from a genomic interval of Providencia stuartii:
- a CDS encoding TonB-dependent copper receptor, whose amino-acid sequence MKKENLVIAPVAIWVATALIANTAFAHEENQSKFSDSAVMIVTAPVDSPLLISTSPKTPRQPVPASDGSDYLKTIPGFSQIRNGGTNGDPVFRGMFGSRLRILTNNSEMLGACPSRMDAPTSYISPENFDLLTMIKGPQSVLWGPGNSAGTIRFEREKPVFDKAGIQGNASALVASNQRWDTNADVSMGNEKGYLRLIGNKSRSNDYKDGDGNKVPSKWDKWNADVALGWTPDEYTLLELTAGKGDGEARYAGRGMDGSQFKRESLGMRFEKTNISTHFDKLEANLYYNYADHIMDNYSLRDTSGSAGSGSGHMGHMMGGGHGMMNMPMKMRVDRKTVGGRVMGTWLWSDYELRAGADMQSNTHRKESNDHWNKDAQFQDYGIFGELTWDANEHGKVVTGARADRVLVDNDTTIGSSGRNTVMPAGFVRYEHSLSDMPVMLYAGVGYTERFPDYWELFSPTYGPDGTTNVFDHLKTEKTTQLDIGAKYHHEKTSAWVSAYIGRVDDFILFRYNPHNSRESQVENVNAMIMGGELGVAHKLTDEWKADVSLAYAWGENRSDRQPLPQMPPLETRFGLSWEKNDWTATGLMRVVSSQHRVAINDGNVVGKDFGRSAGFTIFSLNTAYRVNDHMKLSAGVDNLFDKNYSEHLNLAGNSGFGYSSNEPVNEPGRTFWAKLNLTF is encoded by the coding sequence ATGAAAAAAGAAAATTTGGTCATCGCACCTGTCGCAATATGGGTTGCTACTGCACTTATTGCAAATACAGCATTCGCTCATGAAGAAAATCAAAGTAAATTCTCAGACAGCGCGGTGATGATAGTGACAGCACCTGTTGATTCACCATTGCTGATAAGTACATCACCAAAAACACCACGGCAGCCAGTGCCTGCAAGTGATGGTTCTGATTATTTAAAAACCATCCCCGGTTTTTCGCAGATTCGTAATGGTGGAACCAATGGCGACCCAGTATTTCGAGGTATGTTTGGTTCTCGATTACGTATTTTAACCAACAACAGTGAAATGTTGGGGGCTTGTCCATCACGTATGGACGCTCCTACGTCTTATATATCACCAGAAAACTTTGACTTACTGACAATGATTAAAGGGCCACAGTCTGTTTTGTGGGGACCTGGAAACTCAGCGGGAACTATCCGTTTTGAGCGTGAAAAGCCAGTATTTGATAAAGCGGGCATTCAAGGAAATGCGAGTGCGTTAGTCGCATCAAATCAGCGTTGGGATACGAATGCGGATGTCAGTATGGGCAATGAAAAGGGTTACTTACGTTTGATTGGTAACAAATCGCGTTCGAATGACTATAAAGATGGGGATGGTAATAAGGTGCCATCAAAATGGGATAAATGGAATGCCGATGTAGCCCTTGGTTGGACCCCTGACGAGTATACGTTATTAGAACTTACCGCGGGGAAAGGGGATGGAGAAGCGCGTTATGCCGGCCGTGGAATGGATGGTTCGCAATTTAAGCGTGAAAGCTTAGGTATGCGTTTTGAAAAAACGAACATTAGTACTCATTTTGATAAGTTAGAAGCCAACCTGTATTACAACTACGCGGACCATATCATGGATAATTACTCATTGCGTGATACCAGTGGCTCTGCGGGAAGTGGCTCAGGTCATATGGGACATATGATGGGCGGTGGTCATGGCATGATGAACATGCCAATGAAGATGCGTGTTGATCGTAAAACCGTCGGTGGTAGGGTCATGGGAACTTGGCTGTGGAGTGATTATGAACTGCGCGCTGGTGCTGATATGCAAAGTAACACACATCGTAAAGAGAGCAATGATCACTGGAATAAAGATGCACAATTTCAAGATTACGGTATTTTTGGTGAGCTGACATGGGATGCCAACGAACATGGAAAAGTTGTTACAGGTGCCCGAGCAGATAGGGTCTTAGTGGATAATGATACTACGATTGGCTCATCTGGCCGTAATACCGTGATGCCGGCTGGTTTTGTGCGTTATGAACATTCGTTGTCGGATATGCCAGTCATGTTGTACGCGGGGGTGGGTTATACCGAGCGATTCCCTGATTATTGGGAGCTGTTTTCACCAACCTATGGCCCTGATGGTACAACGAATGTATTTGATCATTTAAAAACTGAAAAAACGACTCAGTTAGATATCGGTGCAAAATATCATCACGAAAAAACCAGTGCATGGGTTTCTGCTTATATTGGCCGTGTGGATGATTTCATTTTATTCCGTTATAACCCACATAATTCACGAGAAAGCCAAGTTGAAAACGTTAATGCCATGATTATGGGGGGAGAACTGGGTGTTGCCCATAAATTAACGGATGAATGGAAAGCGGATGTGAGTCTTGCCTATGCTTGGGGAGAGAATCGTAGTGATCGACAACCATTACCACAAATGCCTCCATTAGAGACGCGTTTCGGGTTATCTTGGGAGAAAAATGATTGGACTGCAACAGGGTTAATGCGTGTAGTTAGTAGCCAACATCGTGTTGCAATCAATGATGGTAATGTCGTGGGTAAAGATTTTGGTCGTAGTGCTGGTTTTACTATTTTTTCTCTTAATACCGCTTATCGTGTTAACGATCATATGAAGTTAAGTGCTGGTGTGGATAATCTGTTTGATAAAAACTATAGCGAACACCTCAATTTAGCAGGTAATAGTGGATTTGGTTATTCATCTAATGAACCTGTAAATGAGCCTGGTAGAACGTTTTGGGCTAAATTAAACTTAACTTTTTAA
- a CDS encoding sugar porter family MFS transporter — MVKNNTPTGLMVIFVGLLAALAGLFFGLDTGVISGALPFISQQFDISSTQQELVVSSMMFGAAAGAIISGWLSSLGGRKKSLLISSILFIIGALGSAFSPNANILIFSRVILGLAIGISSFTTPAYLSEIAPKKIRGGMISMYQLMITIGILLAFISDTAFSYDHAWRWMLGITAIPAVLLFIGVTFLPESPRWLASKNRSNDAKAILLKLRKSETEAIQELEDIFNSLKVKQTGFGLFKSNSNFRRTVFLGIALQFMQQLTGINVIMYYAPKIFSLAGFESTVQQMYGTVLIGLVNVIATIFAISIVDRFGRKKLLTFGFSVMAISIGFLAYLLSFDAHSQLSQYTSIAFLLIFIIGFAVSAGPVMWVLCSEIQPLRGRDFGITCSTTSNWIANMIVSATFLTLLSTLGDTNTFWVYAALNALFIIVTLYFVPETKNVSLEHIEENLMKGHALRDIGR, encoded by the coding sequence ATGGTTAAAAATAATACACCAACGGGTCTTATGGTTATCTTTGTCGGCTTACTCGCCGCGCTAGCAGGCCTTTTTTTTGGTTTAGATACCGGTGTTATTTCTGGCGCCCTTCCCTTTATAAGTCAGCAGTTTGATATATCTTCAACCCAACAAGAACTCGTCGTTAGCTCAATGATGTTCGGTGCAGCCGCCGGTGCAATTATTAGTGGCTGGTTATCTTCTTTGGGGGGAAGAAAGAAAAGTTTATTAATTAGCTCAATATTATTTATTATCGGTGCGTTAGGTTCTGCTTTTTCACCCAATGCCAATATACTTATTTTTTCAAGAGTCATATTAGGACTCGCTATTGGTATTTCATCATTCACGACCCCCGCTTATTTATCAGAAATTGCACCTAAAAAGATCCGGGGTGGGATGATCTCTATGTATCAGTTAATGATTACTATTGGTATTTTACTGGCTTTTATTTCTGATACTGCTTTTAGTTATGATCATGCATGGCGTTGGATGCTCGGAATAACCGCTATTCCTGCTGTTCTGTTATTTATTGGTGTCACTTTTTTACCCGAAAGCCCTCGTTGGTTAGCCAGCAAAAATAGGTCTAATGATGCCAAAGCTATTTTATTAAAATTAAGGAAATCAGAAACTGAAGCAATACAAGAATTAGAGGATATATTTAACAGCTTAAAAGTAAAACAAACTGGATTTGGATTATTCAAAAGCAACAGTAATTTCCGCCGCACTGTCTTTTTGGGGATTGCATTACAATTTATGCAACAACTGACCGGTATTAATGTCATTATGTATTATGCGCCCAAAATTTTTTCGCTCGCTGGTTTTGAAAGTACCGTTCAGCAAATGTATGGCACCGTTCTCATTGGTCTCGTCAACGTCATCGCCACTATTTTTGCGATTTCGATTGTTGACCGTTTCGGGCGGAAAAAATTATTAACCTTTGGCTTTAGTGTCATGGCAATCAGTATCGGTTTTCTTGCCTACTTATTGTCATTCGATGCTCACTCTCAATTATCACAGTACACTAGCATCGCCTTTTTATTAATCTTTATTATTGGCTTTGCTGTGAGTGCAGGACCCGTTATGTGGGTGCTCTGTTCTGAAATTCAACCTTTGAGAGGACGTGATTTTGGTATCACTTGTTCCACTACATCAAACTGGATAGCCAATATGATTGTCAGTGCAACCTTCCTAACATTGCTATCAACATTAGGAGACACCAATACATTTTGGGTTTACGCGGCACTGAACGCCCTATTTATTATTGTCACACTCTACTTTGTGCCTGAAACAAAGAATGTTTCATTAGAGCATATTGAAGAAAATTTAATGAAAGGTCATGCCCTAAGAGATATTGGCCGCTAA
- a CDS encoding DUF2946 domain-containing protein → MLFIAPLISKSMMQMADCSLVDSQAQHAMHHAHQGMPLPEECHASGMMNHLLMSGVGLSPMEDIACGYCQLLIHFPFIILFIAVVIRQLLTLTIYLPLEPCVRLYLFQPWSLRFARAPPTHFSS, encoded by the coding sequence ATGCTGTTTATTGCTCCATTGATATCAAAATCAATGATGCAGATGGCAGACTGCTCTCTTGTGGATAGTCAGGCACAACATGCGATGCACCATGCGCATCAAGGGATGCCATTGCCAGAAGAATGCCATGCAAGTGGTATGATGAATCACCTGCTTATGTCAGGCGTTGGGTTATCTCCAATGGAAGACATTGCTTGTGGCTATTGTCAGCTATTGATTCATTTCCCATTTATCATTTTGTTTATTGCAGTGGTTATTCGCCAACTGCTCACTTTAACGATTTACTTACCCTTAGAACCTTGTGTTCGCCTTTATCTATTTCAACCTTGGTCTCTACGCTTTGCACGAGCGCCGCCTACACACTTTTCTTCTTAA
- a CDS encoding SDR family oxidoreductase → MLLKGKTAIITGASSGIGRSIAIMFAQNGASVCLTGRREEELQRVVSEIRSAGGTAIYYVGDVCLEKTHKGISDLISQEFGQLDIAVNNAGMVGPIKPVAEFDLNEWNQVQNTNSTAAFLGVKHQIPLMVKSGGGSIIFTSSFVGSRVGLPGMSSYGTAKASLLALAKGIAADYSDKKIRANVILPGGVNTDMAGDQQQREWAANLHAMKRLAEPEEIASSALFLASSMSSFMTGTSLYVDGGVSVCK, encoded by the coding sequence ATGCTACTTAAAGGTAAAACGGCAATTATTACTGGCGCATCTTCAGGCATTGGTCGCTCTATTGCCATCATGTTCGCACAGAACGGGGCTTCTGTTTGTTTGACTGGCCGGCGTGAAGAAGAGCTTCAGCGAGTGGTAAGTGAGATCCGTTCTGCGGGGGGAACGGCGATTTATTATGTTGGAGATGTGTGTTTAGAAAAAACGCATAAGGGAATATCAGACCTAATATCTCAAGAGTTTGGTCAGTTAGATATTGCGGTTAACAATGCCGGTATGGTCGGGCCAATAAAACCCGTTGCCGAGTTCGATCTCAATGAATGGAATCAAGTTCAGAATACAAACTCTACCGCTGCGTTCTTAGGGGTTAAACACCAGATACCCTTGATGGTTAAATCGGGTGGTGGCTCGATCATATTCACATCCAGTTTTGTTGGCAGTCGTGTTGGGCTTCCCGGAATGAGCAGTTATGGTACGGCAAAAGCGTCCTTGCTGGCATTAGCTAAAGGTATCGCTGCGGATTATTCCGATAAGAAAATACGGGCAAACGTTATTTTACCGGGTGGGGTTAACACGGACATGGCAGGAGATCAGCAACAGCGTGAATGGGCTGCCAATTTACATGCAATGAAGCGGTTAGCTGAACCGGAAGAAATTGCATCTTCAGCGTTGTTTCTGGCGAGCTCTATGTCGAGCTTTATGACTGGGACTTCACTGTATGTTGATGGTGGCGTTTCAGTGTGCAAATAA